The sequence ATAAAGGGCCTCATGGGAGACACCGACCCTTGACCAGCTGTATTGTTCAGCTGTTTTTCTTGCGCAACGGCCTATTCCCCGTCTCTTTTCACCTGACCGCATCAACTCTAACAATCCCGGAAGCTCGGATGCCTTCTTTATCAAAAAACCATTTTCACCATGCCGAATCAGGTCGGCAATTCCTGAGTTATGGCTGACAATCACCGGCAACCCGCATGCCATGCCCTCAAGTATACTCATACCAAAGGCTTCTGACCGGGAAGGCAGCACAACAACATCGGCAAGGGCATAATATTTTATAACATTATCCGTGATCCCTTCCATACTGACCCGCTGCCCGCAATGATGTGCCTTGATCATTTTTTTAAATTTGGGGATATGATCCCCCTTTCCAACGACCAATAACCGCATCCCCTCAGTAATGGCGGGTATCAACCGATCAAGCCCTTTACGCTGAAACGCCGACCCGACAAAGAGTACGGCAAGCTCATTTTCTTTGATGTTTTTTTCTTTTCGGGCCTGTTCACGCATGGCATCAATAGACCTGCCATCAAATATGGTTAAATCAACGCCAGGCGGAATCTCAACAACATTGCCGGTCCGATGATAGTTCTTTTCAACATCTTTTGATATGGCCGTGGAGACGGAAATCAGCCAGGGGGTTTTCATCTGTCGCCGTTCAAGCCAGAGATAAAGCAAGCTGCGCAGGCTCAAGTATTTTTGATCAATTTTTCTTAAAAAGGTATATTTTTCCAGCCCTTCATAATAA comes from uncultured Desulfobacter sp. and encodes:
- a CDS encoding glycosyltransferase family 4 protein — translated: MIYDIIHSHERNYTQEVLTLHSFSYYEGLEKYTFLRKIDQKYLSLRSLLYLWLERRQMKTPWLISVSTAISKDVEKNYHRTGNVVEIPPGVDLTIFDGRSIDAMREQARKEKNIKENELAVLFVGSAFQRKGLDRLIPAITEGMRLLVVGKGDHIPKFKKMIKAHHCGQRVSMEGITDNVIKYYALADVVVLPSRSEAFGMSILEGMACGLPVIVSHNSGIADLIRHGENGFLIKKASELPGLLELMRSGEKRRGIGRCARKTAEQYSWSRVGVSHEALYKKILSKRESKE